The Bacillus oleivorans genomic sequence CTTTACTTTTCTTAAACTTGACCCTCTTGCTTTATACGAAATCAATGGGTTAATGATAATTAACAAATAACCCTGTTCTTCCAAAAAATGAACGACGGGTGTTTGATAGTGTCCAGTAGCTTCTAAAACAATTGAAGGCTTCTTTCCACTCACTCTTTTCACATCCTCAAGAAACACTACAAGTGAACTAAGCCCCTCAACAGTATGTGAGATCTTAAAGCTGTTACGATAAGGTTTTCCTTTATCCAAAAAAGCTTGAACCTGACTTTCTCCTTTTGATACATCCAGACCAACGACTGGATTCATTTATTTCTCCTCCTAAACTAGTAAATTGCCAGTAACCCCTAATACCTCCATGCAGTGTCACAGCTTCGCTTGTTATACGAGATCTAAGTCCCAACCAGCCTCAATCATGTTTCTACAAGTAGGGGGCGAACGGTTTAGCTGACGGGGTCAAAGCCCCACGGGCAGTTACGTTCTACCCTGGCTACTGATATAAGGGGTAGCGTCAGGAAAATGCGGATTTACAACGTTAAGGAAATCAAAATATAAAAAGTCTAATTTCTCGGTGTTATAAGTGAAAAATTAGGCTTTAGTTACTTCATTAAAGCGCCTGATTGTTGAAGACTAAAGTTTATACCACCAAGAAAATTGATGTGCTCTTATCCTAACAAATTTTATTTAGGACTTACATGTATGCCTTCACTCTCTCGCCAATCTGCGTAAAGTATACGCTTTACATTATCATATCCATTGGTAGTTAATTGGTTATCTAACCACTGTTGATCAAATCCGAGTTCATGTAAATTATCCCATAAAATTTCCCCATCTATAATTAACGATGTTGGGAGGTCTACTGGACTTTCTGGAAGATTGAGATCTTGCTTGTCTGGTTTTTGATACTTGGATTTTAATAATAAACTTATTTGCCCATTAGCTTCCAATATACCGTATTTGACTTCGCGAACTGAAAAGACATTATTTTGACGGAGTATACTCAATACTTGATTTACATCCAATTTGTTCTTTGTAAGTAACTTTCTGTCCATAACACCATCTCGAATGATGATGTTAGGATTGCCTAATAAGAGAGAACGTGTCGATTTATTTTTTAGAGTCATAAACTCTATTCCCAACATAAGAAACGTCCACAATCCGATGGCATATAAAAAATGAAAAATCCCTACCTTATCTTCATAAATGGTATTTCCTAAAAAATCTCCAAGTACTAACACAAAAACTAAGTGAAACGGGGTTAACTGATAGATGGATGTTCTGCCTGTTATGATAATGATAAAAAATAAAGTTGCAAAACCAACGATGACTTTGATCGTCAGTAAACCAATATTAACTTCTTCCAAAGTTTTTTCCTCCAATTTAAATTTTACTTAGTTGTAAGATCTTGAGGTTTAGATAAAGAGGCTAGTTTTAGTATTAAAGCTCGAGTTACAATTCCAACAATGATGTAATATATGAATGAATATCTGTATCTCCACTCTAAATAATTAACAAGTTTGACCCACTCGCAAAAGGGTTCACCTATATAGGCATATGTTAGTGCCATAATGATCTGGGCTAAAATAAAAGATTTCCATGTTCTAAAATATTGATATAACAACATGTAAGCTACAGGTACCATTGAAAAATCAAAAGGAAAGGCCCTAGGAATAAAAGGTAGGAATGCAATGGGGTAATCCCAAAAACTGTATTGTGCACCAACTACATCTAATAAGGTTGTTGTCAAGATAATTATGGTACCAAATAACAAAATTTCTAAAATAATGTCTCGTTTAACAAGTTTAGCCCATATAACCCAAGGCACAACTAAAAAAACGACTAGTATCCACCATTCCCAAGTTAAAAACTCATTTTTTAGCCAACCATTTAATTCTAAATGATACAGCTTATCTTCTAATAAACGTATTTCCTTAAGATTTTCAAATATATTATCTATTGATATCACCTCTATATTTAAATGAAAAGGTAACAGATATTTTTGAATTCAAACTCTTTGAGCTGCCTTTTTAGTATTACCGTTTTTTAGTAATGAATTTCCATCGTAAATAAGAAAAAAACCCATGTTGAAAGTTCTTCTAACACGGGTTTTCGACTTTTTTCAAATGAATCAGAAATATTTTAAAAACAATCAAATTTTTTAAATCTAGATTTAAGATAGAACAATAAAAACAGGAAACATCAACTTATAATAATGGAGAAAGCAGGCGAGAACCCTGTTCAACAATGCGCTCGGTCAGGGTTCGTTGCAACAAGTCTTCAATTCTTAATGGTACAGAATCAGTAAGATCCCTCTCGAACTGCTCTGTGAGTTCCCTTGCCACATCAGCACTGTACACGACTTGACACACTTCATAATTCAGGCGAAAACTTCTCATATCATAGTTTGCTGCGCCTACTTCTGCAATTTCCTCATCAATG encodes the following:
- a CDS encoding CBO0543 family protein translates to MISIDNIFENLKEIRLLEDKLYHLELNGWLKNEFLTWEWWILVVFLVVPWVIWAKLVKRDIILEILLFGTIIILTTTLLDVVGAQYSFWDYPIAFLPFIPRAFPFDFSMVPVAYMLLYQYFRTWKSFILAQIIMALTYAYIGEPFCEWVKLVNYLEWRYRYSFIYYIIVGIVTRALILKLASLSKPQDLTTK
- a CDS encoding DUF421 domain-containing protein; protein product: MEEVNIGLLTIKVIVGFATLFFIIIITGRTSIYQLTPFHLVFVLVLGDFLGNTIYEDKVGIFHFLYAIGLWTFLMLGIEFMTLKNKSTRSLLLGNPNIIIRDGVMDRKLLTKNKLDVNQVLSILRQNNVFSVREVKYGILEANGQISLLLKSKYQKPDKQDLNLPESPVDLPTSLIIDGEILWDNLHELGFDQQWLDNQLTTNGYDNVKRILYADWRESEGIHVSPK